The Erythrobacter sp. Alg231-14 genome has a segment encoding these proteins:
- the recR gene encoding recombination mediator RecR translates to MASQEIEALSGALARLPGLGPRSARRAVLWLVKNREQALPALLEALDAVSETLIECTTCGNVDTSDPCAICADPRRDPRALCVVEDVADVWALDRARLFRGRYHVLGGKLSALDGIGPEDLNIASLLDRVATRDGETAVDEVVLAMNATLEGQTTAHYLAERLEEHKVRITQLAHGLPVGGELDYLDEGTLAQALRARRPVE, encoded by the coding sequence ATGGCATCGCAAGAGATCGAAGCACTTTCGGGTGCGTTGGCCCGACTGCCGGGCTTAGGACCGCGTTCTGCGCGGCGGGCGGTTTTGTGGCTGGTTAAGAACCGGGAACAGGCCTTGCCCGCTTTGTTGGAGGCGTTGGATGCGGTGTCGGAAACGCTGATCGAATGCACAACCTGCGGCAATGTCGACACCAGCGATCCTTGCGCGATCTGTGCCGATCCGCGCCGCGATCCACGGGCTTTGTGTGTTGTGGAGGATGTGGCCGATGTTTGGGCGCTTGATCGGGCGCGGCTTTTCCGCGGACGGTATCATGTGTTGGGCGGGAAATTGTCCGCGCTTGATGGGATTGGACCCGAAGACCTGAACATCGCATCGCTTTTGGACCGGGTGGCGACAAGAGACGGCGAAACGGCGGTGGACGAAGTTGTGCTCGCCATGAACGCCACGCTGGAGGGGCAAACCACCGCGCATTATCTGGCCGAGCGGCTGGAGGAGCATAAGGTTCGCATCACTCAGCTTGCCCATGGCCTGCCGGTTGGAGGGGAATTGGACTACCTCGACGAAGGCACGCTGGCACAAGCTCTGCGCGCCCGGCGGCCTGTTGAATAG
- the truA gene encoding tRNA pseudouridine(38-40) synthase TruA, with protein MTRFALTIEFDGSPFQGLQRQKHGPSVQQSIEEAIARVCQEEAILHSAGRTDSGVHALAMRSHVDIEKDIAPFRLMEAINANLRPDPIAITACEVVSDDWHARFSCIGRSYVYRIVNRRAPVTLARDRVWQVGHDLDVDAMHRAAQALTGRHDFTTFRSAHCQAHDPVKTLDRLDVERAQTEYGEEIHVHAAARSFLHHQVRSMVGCLKLVGAGTWTENQLAEALAAKDRCKLGLNAPPQGLYFVKAIYPE; from the coding sequence ATGACCCGGTTTGCGCTCACCATCGAATTTGACGGCTCCCCGTTTCAGGGATTGCAGCGGCAGAAACACGGCCCCAGCGTCCAGCAAAGCATCGAAGAGGCGATCGCCCGTGTCTGCCAAGAGGAAGCCATCCTACACAGCGCAGGCCGCACCGATAGCGGTGTTCATGCCCTCGCCATGCGCAGCCATGTCGATATCGAGAAAGACATTGCTCCGTTCCGGTTGATGGAAGCGATCAACGCCAATCTGCGCCCGGATCCGATTGCCATCACGGCATGCGAAGTCGTCTCCGACGATTGGCACGCGCGTTTTTCCTGTATCGGGCGCAGCTATGTCTATCGGATCGTAAACCGCCGGGCTCCTGTGACTTTGGCACGAGACCGGGTTTGGCAGGTTGGGCACGATTTGGACGTCGATGCCATGCACCGCGCGGCGCAGGCTTTGACTGGGCGGCATGATTTTACAACCTTCCGTTCCGCCCATTGTCAGGCGCACGACCCCGTCAAAACCCTAGACCGGTTGGACGTAGAACGGGCGCAAACCGAATATGGCGAAGAGATCCACGTGCACGCCGCCGCCCGCAGTTTCCTGCATCATCAAGTGCGTTCGATGGTCGGATGTTTGAAATTGGTGGGAGCGGGAACATGGACAGAGAATCAGCTGGCCGAGGCGCTGGCCGCAAAAGACCGTTGCAAATTGGGACTTAATGCCCCACCTCAAGGCCTGTATTTCGTAAAAGCAATCTATCCCGAATAA
- a CDS encoding peptide deformylase → MAILEILEVPDPRLKTVSVPVEAEEFGDDLRQLADDMLETMYDAPGIGLAAIQVGVPKRMLVIDLQPEDPDAEPIECGHDHGEGAHTHPATKKEPRVFVNPVIVDPAEEFSTLNEGCLSVPEIYADVDRPATCTVKYQDLDGNHHEEALEGMMATCLQHEMDHLEGILFIDHLSNLKRKMALKKLKKMRQAA, encoded by the coding sequence ATGGCTATCCTAGAAATCCTTGAAGTGCCGGATCCCCGGCTCAAAACCGTGTCTGTCCCGGTCGAAGCAGAAGAATTTGGCGACGATCTAAGGCAACTTGCCGATGATATGTTGGAGACGATGTATGACGCGCCGGGCATCGGCCTGGCCGCGATTCAAGTTGGCGTGCCCAAACGGATGTTGGTGATCGATCTTCAACCCGAAGATCCCGACGCAGAACCGATTGAATGCGGGCATGATCACGGCGAAGGCGCCCACACGCACCCCGCGACCAAGAAAGAGCCGCGTGTTTTCGTAAACCCGGTTATCGTCGATCCTGCGGAAGAGTTTTCGACCTTGAACGAAGGGTGCCTGTCCGTTCCTGAAATCTACGCCGATGTGGATCGCCCCGCGACCTGCACGGTCAAATATCAAGACTTGGACGGCAACCACCACGAAGAAGCGCTCGAAGGGATGATGGCGACCTGTCTCCAGCATGAGATGGATCACCTCGAAGGCATTCTCTTCATCGATCACCTGTCGAATTTGAAACGCAAAATGGCGTTAAAAAAGCTGAAGAAGATGCGTCAGGCGGCGTAA
- the fmt gene encoding methionyl-tRNA formyltransferase has protein sequence MRITFMGTPDFAVPALVALHADGHEIACVYSQPPSRSGRGKKLRPSPVHAKADELGIPVRTPKSLRNEEAQAEFSALNADIAVVAAYGLILPQAVLDAPVNGCLNIHASILPRWRGAAPIHRAVMAGDTETGVTIMQMEAGLDTGPMLDVVRTPVGHKTTGDLTEELAQLGAEAMVKVLSDLPAFPPKTQDDSAAIYAPKIDKAEARIDWSESAEAIEAKVRGLAPFPGAWFELETANGPERVKLLLAQVMDGTGAAGEVLDHKFGIACGAGAIRPLRLQRAGKPAMDRADFLRGNSVEPSTILA, from the coding sequence ATGCGCATCACATTTATGGGAACACCCGATTTTGCGGTGCCCGCCTTGGTAGCATTGCACGCTGATGGCCACGAAATCGCCTGTGTGTATTCACAACCGCCCAGCCGATCGGGGCGCGGCAAGAAACTCCGCCCGTCCCCTGTTCATGCCAAAGCGGATGAATTGGGCATCCCGGTTCGCACCCCCAAATCGCTCCGCAATGAAGAGGCGCAGGCGGAATTTTCAGCATTGAACGCGGATATCGCCGTAGTGGCGGCCTATGGTTTGATCCTGCCACAGGCCGTGTTGGATGCCCCGGTGAATGGCTGTCTCAACATCCACGCGTCGATTTTGCCGCGTTGGCGCGGTGCCGCCCCTATTCACCGCGCGGTGATGGCAGGCGACACCGAAACGGGCGTAACGATCATGCAAATGGAGGCGGGATTGGACACCGGCCCAATGTTGGACGTCGTTCGCACCCCGGTTGGGCACAAGACAACCGGCGATTTAACTGAAGAACTGGCCCAATTGGGCGCCGAGGCGATGGTGAAGGTCTTGTCCGACCTCCCCGCTTTTCCGCCCAAAACTCAAGACGACAGCGCCGCAATCTACGCCCCAAAAATCGACAAAGCCGAAGCGCGGATCGATTGGAGCGAGAGCGCCGAAGCGATTGAGGCGAAAGTACGCGGGCTCGCCCCGTTCCCCGGCGCATGGTTCGAATTGGAGACCGCAAATGGGCCGGAGCGGGTGAAATTGCTCCTCGCACAAGTCATGGATGGGACGGGTGCAGCGGGGGAAGTGTTGGACCATAAATTCGGCATTGCGTGCGGCGCCGGGGCGATCCGTCCCTTGCGCCTACAACGCGCTGGTAAGCCTGCGATGGACAGGGCCGATTTCCTGCGCGGCAATTCCGTCGAACCATCGACAATTCTCGCATGA
- the argH gene encoding argininosuccinate lyase: protein MWGGRFAEGPSAIMREINASIPFDKILWREDIRASKAHVAMLGAQGIVSADDAATITAGLDQIAGEYERDGVPEDWDLEDIHMTVEARLTEIIGPVAGRLHTARSRNDQVATDFRLWVRTANGRAIAGLNALRAALVERAGEHADTIMPGFTHLQTAQPVTLGHHLLAYFEMLGRDVARFEAAQERLDQCPLGSAALAGTGFPIDRDATAHALGFAEPTRNSLDAVSDRDFALDYLMATSQCAIHLSRLAEELILWASQPFGFASLPDSLSTGSSIMPQKRNPDAAELVRGHSGRIIGACTSLMITMKGLPLAYSKDMQDDKPPVFEAAGLFDLSVAAMIGMIAQTTFKSDRMRAAAQAGHATATDLADWLVREADIPFREAHHITGEAVKLADTKHCSLEELALADLQAIDARIDDSVYRALSIEASVASRRSYGGTAPDQVKQRVNEAMDVLNAAAERDQ from the coding sequence ATGTGGGGCGGCCGCTTCGCCGAAGGGCCTAGCGCGATCATGCGCGAAATCAATGCCTCGATCCCATTTGACAAGATCTTGTGGCGCGAGGACATCCGCGCATCAAAGGCGCATGTGGCGATGCTGGGCGCTCAAGGGATTGTGTCCGCCGACGATGCCGCCACGATCACCGCCGGGCTGGATCAGATTGCGGGCGAATACGAACGCGATGGCGTTCCCGAGGATTGGGACCTCGAAGATATTCATATGACGGTCGAGGCGCGCCTTACCGAAATCATCGGCCCTGTCGCCGGGCGCCTGCACACCGCGCGCAGCCGAAACGACCAGGTCGCGACCGATTTCCGCCTTTGGGTTCGAACGGCCAATGGTCGGGCAATTGCCGGGCTTAACGCATTGCGCGCCGCATTGGTGGAACGCGCAGGCGAACACGCCGATACGATCATGCCCGGCTTCACCCATTTGCAGACCGCTCAGCCGGTGACGCTGGGACATCATCTTTTGGCGTATTTTGAAATGCTAGGCCGCGATGTTGCTCGGTTCGAAGCGGCCCAAGAGCGTTTGGATCAATGTCCATTGGGGTCGGCGGCATTGGCGGGAACGGGCTTCCCAATTGATCGCGACGCCACGGCGCACGCCCTTGGTTTTGCGGAACCGACGCGCAATTCGCTGGATGCGGTATCGGACCGTGATTTTGCGCTCGATTACCTTATGGCGACGAGCCAATGCGCGATCCACCTTTCCCGATTGGCAGAAGAATTGATCCTTTGGGCCAGCCAACCGTTTGGGTTCGCCTCCTTGCCCGATAGCCTATCGACCGGATCATCGATTATGCCGCAAAAACGCAATCCGGATGCCGCCGAATTGGTGCGTGGCCATTCAGGGCGGATCATTGGCGCGTGCACATCGTTGATGATCACGATGAAGGGTCTGCCTTTGGCTTACTCAAAGGACATGCAGGATGACAAACCGCCGGTTTTTGAAGCCGCTGGCCTGTTCGATCTTTCGGTGGCGGCGATGATTGGCATGATAGCCCAAACAACGTTTAAATCCGACCGTATGCGTGCCGCCGCCCAAGCGGGACATGCAACCGCCACGGATTTGGCCGATTGGTTGGTGCGAGAAGCGGACATACCGTTCCGCGAAGCGCACCATATCACCGGCGAAGCGGTCAAGCTTGCCGATACGAAACACTGCTCACTTGAAGAATTGGCCTTGGCCGATCTGCAGGCGATCGATGCGCGCATTGATGACAGCGTCTACCGAGCCCTATCGATCGAGGCATCGGTTGCATCCCGCAGATCCTATGGCGGGACCGCCCCCGATCAGGTAAAGCAGCGCGTGAACGAAGCCATGGACGTGTTGAACGCGGCCGCTGAAAGGGATCAATGA
- a CDS encoding redoxin family protein, with amino-acid sequence MIRSICLAALAAFALSGCDSGAGDRAQETAATDTQSAAPPPPQLPGQIVRAFAGTPLPAQVFEDPDGNTLDLAALDQPILLNLWATWCVPCVVEMPMLDTLADEMDGEIRVITISQDMRGAEVVGPFFAQRDLPRLEQWLDPRADLSAAFAEGGLLPMTILFDSQGNEVFRIAGAYEWDSEEAIARIREALADAESGA; translated from the coding sequence ATGATCCGTTCGATTTGTCTCGCTGCTCTTGCTGCTTTTGCGCTTTCGGGCTGCGATAGTGGGGCCGGGGATAGGGCGCAAGAAACTGCTGCTACCGATACGCAAAGCGCGGCTCCGCCTCCCCCGCAATTGCCGGGACAGATTGTGCGGGCCTTTGCCGGCACACCATTGCCCGCTCAGGTGTTTGAAGACCCAGATGGCAACACGCTGGACCTAGCCGCTCTTGATCAACCGATATTGCTGAATTTGTGGGCGACGTGGTGCGTGCCATGCGTGGTTGAAATGCCAATGCTGGACACTTTGGCGGACGAAATGGACGGCGAAATCCGCGTCATCACCATAAGCCAGGATATGCGCGGCGCCGAAGTGGTTGGGCCGTTCTTTGCGCAAAGAGACCTCCCACGGCTTGAACAATGGTTGGATCCACGCGCCGATCTCTCGGCGGCGTTTGCCGAAGGTGGGTTGTTGCCGATGACGATATTGTTCGATTCGCAGGGCAATGAGGTTTTTCGAATCGCCGGTGCATATGAATGGGACAGCGAAGAGGCCATTGCCCGCATACGCGAAGCGCTCGCCGACGCGGAAAGCGGCGCTTAA
- a CDS encoding asparaginase domain-containing protein produces the protein MSEKTPAHSAYFPKIRVLATGGTIAGMAGSATRHEYRPGQIGIDDWLERVAEFGLAAHLSGVQIANIGSEDIGPPVWSALHSAIGDAMADDDVDGIVITHGTDTAEETAFLLDLTLPATKPVVIVGAMRPADAVGSDGMRNFVNAVRVASDPEASGRGVVLVMGDRILAARDARKVRTRGTDDAFRGFPRGSIGLVTPAALEWFGRPWREGEGARYAYSEAMPEVPILYMGAGMTAELVDRILPENPRGIVIAGVGEGNMPDAVRERLIAHRKNGLIVVRASRVDEGLVDREPEDDPNGFVAARALNPQKSRVLLMVLIANKEGDLNRVQAAFDNP, from the coding sequence ATGTCCGAAAAAACCCCTGCTCATTCCGCATATTTCCCGAAAATTCGGGTTCTTGCCACCGGCGGCACCATTGCCGGTATGGCGGGGTCGGCGACCCGGCACGAATATCGTCCGGGTCAGATCGGGATCGATGATTGGTTGGAACGCGTGGCCGAGTTTGGCCTTGCTGCGCATTTGTCCGGTGTTCAAATCGCCAATATCGGATCGGAAGATATAGGCCCGCCCGTCTGGTCCGCGCTGCATTCTGCCATTGGCGATGCGATGGCGGATGATGATGTGGACGGGATCGTGATCACGCACGGCACCGACACAGCCGAAGAAACCGCGTTCCTTCTCGATCTAACGCTGCCGGCGACAAAACCCGTGGTAATCGTAGGCGCGATGCGACCGGCGGATGCCGTAGGCAGCGACGGGATGCGCAATTTCGTCAATGCGGTGCGCGTTGCGAGCGATCCAGAAGCGTCCGGTCGCGGAGTGGTTTTGGTGATGGGCGATCGTATTTTGGCGGCGCGTGATGCCCGCAAGGTCCGCACACGCGGCACCGACGATGCGTTTCGCGGATTTCCCCGTGGCAGCATTGGTTTGGTCACGCCCGCCGCGCTGGAATGGTTTGGAAGACCTTGGCGCGAAGGGGAGGGAGCGCGCTACGCCTATTCCGAAGCGATGCCCGAAGTGCCGATCCTTTACATGGGGGCGGGGATGACAGCCGAATTGGTGGACCGAATTTTACCAGAGAACCCGCGCGGCATAGTGATCGCCGGAGTGGGCGAAGGCAACATGCCCGACGCCGTGCGCGAGAGATTGATCGCGCATCGTAAGAATGGCCTCATCGTCGTCCGCGCCAGCCGCGTTGACGAAGGGCTCGTAGATCGAGAGCCTGAGGATGATCCCAACGGCTTCGTCGCGGCCCGCGCTCTCAACCCACAAAAATCGCGTGTGCTTTTGATGGTTTTGATCGCCAATAAAGAAGGCGACCTGAACCGGGTTCAGGCCGCCTTCGATAATCCGTAA
- a CDS encoding alcohol dehydrogenase catalytic domain-containing protein has protein sequence MTTTGKQLFTTLSAEGKLTLEVSEETFPAPTGNQVLVKMEGAPINPSDLAILTSAADFDTAEYSNGKVVANMPEPFLTGQKNRHGQRLPAGNEGAGEVVATGDSDMAKALMGQRVACVPGNAFSQYAIADAMMCLPLGDHSSEAGASSFVNPMTALGFVETAKMEGHDAIIHLAAASNLGQMLNKICLEDGMKLVNIVRRQEHVDLLKGMGATHVVNSSDDDYMAQLRAAIKETGAFLGFDPIGGGQNTDGVLKAMEQVAASQMDEYSRYGSNQDKKMYQYGRLDLQNPTILTPSYGLQWTVSGWLLTPFLAKAGMETVIKMRTRVQQNLTTTFASSYKAKVNLEEMLTKEAITDYRQMKTGEKYLVTPWS, from the coding sequence ATGACCACCACCGGCAAACAGCTTTTCACCACGCTCAGCGCGGAAGGGAAATTGACGCTTGAAGTGAGCGAAGAGACATTCCCGGCACCAACCGGAAATCAAGTGTTGGTCAAAATGGAAGGCGCTCCGATCAATCCATCGGATCTCGCGATCCTCACCAGCGCGGCCGATTTCGACACCGCCGAATATTCCAACGGCAAAGTCGTGGCCAATATGCCTGAGCCGTTTTTGACCGGTCAGAAAAACCGCCATGGCCAACGCCTGCCTGCGGGCAACGAAGGCGCCGGCGAAGTCGTCGCGACCGGCGATAGCGACATGGCCAAAGCGTTGATGGGCCAACGCGTCGCCTGTGTTCCGGGCAACGCATTCAGCCAATACGCCATCGCCGATGCGATGATGTGCTTGCCATTAGGCGATCATTCCTCCGAAGCGGGCGCGTCCAGCTTTGTGAACCCGATGACCGCATTGGGCTTTGTCGAAACGGCAAAAATGGAAGGGCACGATGCGATCATTCACTTGGCTGCCGCGTCCAACCTTGGCCAAATGCTCAACAAAATCTGCCTCGAAGACGGCATGAAACTTGTGAACATTGTCCGCCGTCAGGAACATGTCGATCTTCTCAAAGGTATGGGCGCGACGCATGTCGTGAACTCATCGGACGACGATTACATGGCCCAATTGCGCGCTGCGATTAAAGAAACCGGCGCGTTCCTTGGCTTTGACCCAATTGGCGGCGGTCAAAACACCGATGGCGTGTTGAAAGCGATGGAACAGGTCGCGGCATCGCAAATGGATGAATATTCACGCTACGGATCAAACCAAGACAAGAAGATGTACCAATATGGCCGTCTTGATCTACAAAACCCGACCATTTTGACGCCGTCTTATGGCCTGCAATGGACCGTATCGGGTTGGTTGTTGACGCCGTTCCTCGCCAAGGCTGGGATGGAAACCGTCATCAAAATGCGCACCCGCGTCCAACAAAACCTGACGACGACATTCGCCTCCAGCTACAAAGCGAAAGTCAATCTCGAAGAGATGCTGACCAAAGAAGCGATCACCGATTATCGCCAGATGAAAACTGGCGAGAAGTATCTCGTGACACCTTGGTCGTAA